One genomic window of Trichlorobacter lovleyi includes the following:
- a CDS encoding GTPase-activating protein, producing MFLLPKGNPLAENVPISKLQLPEALEKLKNGKLTGCAMFDFPAADCALVYDEGKLVTAIVHRENKEIKEQAALQALVELMLLASSGTFSVYALSKDITLAVMALAGGQATIDSQEIKLIDFKALLDRIKTEQMTATLKIYTPERAGLIFYRSGATVGFFHDASSAIETSAGEVQQIAGLPGARVDLRVLAENDGFVLDLAGLVDIRSLWEASSGNIFATTPVSSTPVSEPAAIASKITAADLETAIIDLANQYIGKLGRTLAEKELMNIGGASTLTDPDKLQELLAAIEKGSKMLASANKIKEMKEAISNQAAQL from the coding sequence ATGTTTCTGCTGCCAAAAGGAAACCCGCTGGCCGAGAATGTCCCGATCTCAAAGTTGCAACTCCCTGAAGCATTGGAAAAGCTTAAAAACGGCAAACTGACCGGGTGTGCCATGTTTGACTTTCCAGCCGCTGACTGCGCCTTGGTGTATGACGAAGGCAAGCTGGTAACGGCCATTGTGCACCGCGAGAACAAAGAGATCAAGGAACAAGCAGCCCTGCAAGCACTGGTGGAGTTGATGCTGCTTGCCTCCAGCGGCACCTTCAGTGTGTATGCGCTCTCCAAGGACATCACCCTGGCGGTGATGGCATTAGCTGGTGGACAGGCTACCATTGACAGCCAGGAAATCAAGCTGATCGATTTTAAGGCGTTACTTGACCGGATCAAGACAGAACAAATGACTGCCACGCTCAAAATTTATACTCCTGAACGGGCCGGTCTGATCTTTTATCGCAGTGGTGCAACGGTCGGCTTCTTCCATGATGCCTCAAGTGCTATTGAAACCTCAGCTGGCGAGGTTCAACAGATTGCAGGCCTGCCTGGGGCCCGTGTTGATCTGCGGGTTCTTGCCGAAAATGACGGTTTTGTGCTTGATCTGGCTGGATTGGTTGATATCCGTTCACTCTGGGAAGCATCATCAGGTAACATCTTTGCCACCACTCCGGTATCATCTACACCGGTTTCAGAGCCAGCGGCCATTGCCTCCAAAATTACCGCTGCCGACCTTGAAACTGCAATCATAGACCTGGCCAACCAGTACATCGGCAAACTCGGGCGGACACTGGCAGAAAAGGAATTAATGAACATCGGTGGAGCTTCTACACTCACTGATCCGGATAAGCTGCAGGAACTGCTTGCCGCAATAGAAAAAGGTTCAAAAATGCTGGCCAGCGCCAATAAGATTAAAGAGATGAAAGAAGCCATCTCAAACCAGGCAGCACAACTCTAA